One Setaria viridis chromosome 3, Setaria_viridis_v4.0, whole genome shotgun sequence DNA window includes the following coding sequences:
- the LOC117849477 gene encoding probable receptor-like protein kinase At5g18500 — protein sequence MSSNSSLTESLHEKTIVFGLKLWVVIGIAVGASLLGILLILLICLTIQSCIKRSRKPLNDRPTIQIPPAYKDIKEVGTVDQFSANDFVVHDGLLLTIQNEPEPVESVDRDAVQLAQEEKLKQREENNLSGSFRITDGCDVIQIVSSEEQSSTHATVDSAPLAGLPEFSYLGWGHWFTLRDLELATNRFAKDNVIGEGGYGVVYRGRLSNGTPVAVKKILNNLGQAEREFRVEVEAIGHVRHKNLVRLLGYCVEGTQRMLVYEYVNNGNLESWLHGELSQYSSLTWLARMKILLGTAKALAYLHEAIEPKVVHRDIKSSNILIDDEFNAKISDFGLAKMLGAGKSHIATRVMGTFGYVAPEYANSGLLNEKSDVYSFGVVLLEAITGRDPIDYERPPNEVNLVDWLKMMVANRRSEEVVDPNLERRPSTKELKRALLTALRCIDLNAEKRPSMDQVVRMLDSNEPIPQEERRHRQNRTPETSETEPLRGKNNSGRSDAPEHEARPPRPKSRTFSSK from the exons ATGTCATCAAACTCCAGTCTAACCGAGTCTCTACATGAGAAAACAATTGTCTTTGGCCTCAAACTTTGGGTCGTGATTGGGATTGCTGTTGGAGCGTCCCTCTTGGGTATTCTTCTCATTCTTCTCATATGCCTCACCATTCAGAGTTGTATCAAGAGGTCACGCAAGCCACTCAATGACCGTCCAACGATCCAGATACCTCCTGCATACAAAGATATCAAGGAAGTGGGGACGGTGGATCAGTTTTCAGCTAATGATTTTGTTGTACATGATGGGCTTCTACTCACTATTCAAAATGAGCCTGAGCCTGTTGAGTCCGTCGATAGAGATGCAGTTCAGTTGGCTCAGGAGGAAAAGTTGAAACAAAGAGAAGAGAACAATCTTTCTGGTTCGTTCCGCATTACAGATGGCTGTGATGTAATTCAGATTGTTTCTTCTGAGGAACAGTCTTCAACACATGCTACTGTCGACTCAGCGCCATTGGCGGGCTTACCTGAATTTTCTTATCTTGGTTGGGGCCATTGGTTCACCCTCAGAGATCTAGAGCTTGCAACCAACCGTTTTGCAAAGGATAATGTGATTGGTGAGGGTGGATACGGTGTTGTGTATCGTGGCAGATTATCAAATGGCACCCCAGTTGCTGTCAAGAAAATCCTTAACAATTT AGGGCAGGCTGAGAGAGAATTCAGGGTGGAAGTTGAAGCAATTGGCCATGTCCGTCACAAGAATTTGGTCCGCCTTTTGGGTTACTGCGTTGAGGGTACTCAAAG GATGCTTGTGTATGAGTATGTTAACAATGGGAATCTTGAAAGTTGGCTCCATGGGGAATTGTCCCAGTACAGCTCTCTCACATGGTTGGCTCGCATGAAAATTCTTTTGGGCACTGCAAAGGC CCTTGCTTACTTACATGAGGCAATCGAACCAAAAGTTGTGCACCGTGACATCAAATCCAGCAATATCTTGATCGACGACGAGTTTAATGCTAAAATATCAGACTTTGGTTTGGCCAAGATGCTTGGTGCTGGTAAAAGTCATATTGCTACACGAGTCATGGGTACCTTTGG CTATGTTGCACCTGAGTATGCTAACAGTGGACTTCTGAATGAAAAGAGTGATGTCTATAGCTTTGGGGTTGTTCTGTTGGAAGCTATTACAGGTAGAGATCCAATTGACTATGAGCGTCCTCCAAATGAG GTAAACCTAGTTGACTGGCTTAAAATGATGGTTGCCAACAGAcgttctgaagaagtagtggATCCAAACCTAGAGAGAAGACCTTCAACAAAGGAGCTAAAGCGTGCCCTTTTGACAGCTCTGAGATGTATTGATTTGAATGCTGAGAAGAGACCTAGCATGGACCAGGTGGTCCGGATGCTGGATTCTAACGAACCCATACCTCAAGAG gaaaGAAGACACCGACAGAACCGAACCCCTGAGACTTCAGAAACTGAGCCATTGAGGGGCAAGAACAACAGTGGCAGGAGTGATGCCCCTGAGCACGAAGCAAGGCCACCTCGACCTAAGAGTCGAACATTTTCTTCCAAATGA